In Rhododendron vialii isolate Sample 1 chromosome 9a, ASM3025357v1, the following are encoded in one genomic region:
- the LOC131300890 gene encoding zinc finger protein ZAT12-like has translation MMKRGREGDLDTLTTMANYLVLLSRGGSGAGFQCASTGRPDRVFECKTCNRQFSSFQALGGHRASHKRSRVVMGGEPNHHIETTSSPEKPKVHECPICGVEFALGQALGGHMRRHRAAVDEKEPPELSLSLPRVTVVKKSSSINRTVLCLDLNLSPGENGLEFQMEKVAPPMLHCYL, from the coding sequence ATGATGAAGAGAGGTAGAGAAGGAGATCTAGACACCTTAACAACCATGGCCAACTACTTAGTGCTCCTGTCCCGCGGCGGCAGCGGCGCGGGCTTCCAGTGCGCCTCCACGGGACGGCCGGACCGGGTCTTCGAGTGCAAGACGTGTAACCGGCAGTTCTCGTCGTTCCAAGCGCTCGGCGGGCACCGCGCCAGCCACAAGCGGTCGAGGGTGGTGATGGGAGGGGAGCCGAACCACCACATCGAGACGACGTCGTCGCCGGAGAAGCCTAAAGTCCACGAGTGCCCCATCTGCGGGGTGGAGTTCGCGCTAGGACAGGCTCTGGGTGGCCACATGAGGCGGCACAGGGCGGCCGTCGACGAGAAAGAACCGCCGGAGCTGAGCCTGTCGCTGCCGCGGGTGACGGTGGTGAAGAAGTCGAGTAGTATTAATAGGACGGTGTTGTGCTTGGACTTGAACTTGAGTCCGGGAGAAAATGGGCTGGAGTTTCAGATGGAGAAGGTGGCTCCTCCTATGCTTCATTGTTATCTGTGA